The window ATTTATGTGGCCATGTGAACTAAAAAATGCActaaaacatgatccaatcatataagTTGTTGTTAGCACGTGTCTAGTAATTATCTTCCTTTTATGTTTTATGCACTATATGTTGTAAGGGGATGCCCCTCTATGTTGTAAGGAGATGCTACTAGGGGCACACTAGATGTCTTCTTTTTTTGAGAGGGGCACAAACTTTTTCGGTTGAAACACACGAGTAAAAACTTTGAAAACACCATAGCAcaaatcaaaaaaaataaaaatggtgCTTGGTTGAAATAAACTAGAACCAAACAATTGCAACTTTTTTGGTTCACAAAGACTGCAAGTTAGACTGCTAACTAGAACCAACCTTTTGTTTTAGCCGAAACAACACGGGACCCTACAATCGGACACGATAGCTTATGCATAAAAGTAGCTCAAATAATTATCAGATGAGTTATCTAAAAAAAGGTGAAGGCAGGAAACTTAAAATTTGTGAAATAACCTAAAGCCGAAAAGATATATCGATGTCAATGACCGTGTGCACTTTTTTTTGCACTAGCTACACTTCTTTTATCAATGGACCTGGATATGTTCTATTCGGCTCTACCTAACTTCTATATGGGCCTGGCCTTTTCGGGCAACTGTGGACGaaccttttttttttccttttctccctctaccactgaaactgaaactgatgaCGAACTGAAGAACTGAAAAAATGAAACAGAGTGGAGAAGGCATGCCGAATTCGTACAGCGCAACACTTTTATTCAAATGTACATATCATTACGATTACAATGATGCCCAATCTATTCACTTACGACTAATTATCATCACATAAACAAATGCGAGAGCAATTACACAAACATAAAAAAGTCCGGCCATCATCCCCATCAAATTGCCCTGCTTCTGCAATTCGATGAGTTTCTTCATCTGCTTGTTCAGCTTCTTCAGCTCTGCCGTAACTCCTGCATCCCCCACAGTAGCACCCATGAAAGGGCGGGCGCCCCCAATGGAATTGCCAGATCCAGATGCGCCCGATCCAAACTTGCCCAACTTCTCCGCCTCCAACGGTAAATCGAGCTCCGCTGATGCACCCTCCAGTTGAATCCGCTCTATGTACTCATCTAGCCACTCAAAATGGGTGCATTGCTTCAATTTCTAAAATCGGAAAGATGAACCCTAAATCCCAAATCCGATGGGGAAAAATGGGCAAATATGAAATTGGGAGACAAAAACCAAAATTGGCATATTGAGAAGTAAAATCTCACCTTTCCCTGCTCTGGTttgctctcgcatttcacgaaTTCCCGCCCAAGGTTGCCATTCTTGTCGGTCGTTGTGACTAGCCGCTTCAGGGGTGCGATACGTGGGCATGCAAGGCACCTTGTCATGGGCACTGCGCCATAGCGCGGCCATGAGCGGCGGGAGACTGAAGCAGAGCTCGACATTGCTAGGTCGCGTCCCGGAACGGCGTTGTTGCCCGTCATCGccggagaagaagaacaacaacggTCGGGGAGGGGGGGGGAGGATGGGCTCGGGTGCAGCACGGCTCGGGGCACGGCTCGGTGTCCTCTTGTACCAATGCTGACCtggataagttagtgggtcccaAGCTGTGGATCCCGCTCACCTGACCAATGCTGAGTTCGATAAGTTAGTGGGTCCCATGTTGTGGGTCCCGCTCACCTGATTCGAGTTTTAAACATGTGTCTTTGGATTAGGCAGCagtgtcgcatgggagctatttttTCCAACGCAGATGTCGCATGCGAGCTATTACAACCAACTACGTCGCATGAGAGACAATTCACACCAACGACGTCACATGGGAGCTATTTGCCCAATTTTGGAGAGAGACAACACGGACGCACACCTAGCCGCCGCCACCAAGAACCCTAGCTTTCTGCCTCCCACCGGCGCTGGCGCCGGTCCATCCCGTCTCCGGTGGCCGTATGGCCATGGAGGCggagtggatctcggcccttgccggtgggagggctccatttttagatctttttttgagctttgttagggtttgtgtcctgctcaggaaggcgagacggtggcggctccctgaagatggaataaaggtctctcctcctagcccccgttccggtgatGCGTCTTGCATCGTCGGTGGGCGTGTAGAGTTGTGTCTCCGGCAGATATGTCTTTGGTGGATTTCCTCGGATCTGTTTGTCGTTCGTCTTCGTTCGTGtgtttcaggttggatccttttgatctacactcttcatccgCGGCGGTTGCTATTCTGGTGCATTGGTTCTatgaggccttagcacgacgacttcccgactgtctactacaacaaggtttgcccggctctggcgagggaggggcgatgacagcggcgcgccttcggctcgcttcagtgcttgtagtcgtcgctaggtggtctacggatctggatgtaatttttattatttctagttttCGTTCTACTActgtgattgaagatgaatagattggaagtttttcccgcaaaaaaaaggagcTCTCAGTGGTGAGGGCATGGACAGATGGTCGTTCTCCAACCGCATGAACTGATTGCCGAATGCTTGTGGGCGGAACATGGAGCCGTCGTACCTGAGAGATgttccaaaaaaaaaaaaaccgTTACCTGACCGTTAGACCTTGTGCATACTGTGCTGAGCATCCCTCTCCTGTTCTGCTCCTGTGCTTGCAGCCATGCCAGTCTGTGCACATGGTTTTTGTGAGCTGCATGCACCCTGTAAATTGCTTTCTTTCTCGATCCGTATATATCAATTAAAATGACACACAAGCTTTCGTATTCACAAAAAAGGATCTCACTGATGCCATGGCCATCATGCCTTCTGTATAGGGCATACGGTTATGCCTTTGGGCTATATGTGAGATATAATTCTGCAATATATTTGGCGTTGGTGCAGTGcgggttcatggaaaaacggaagaGGATGGTGAGGAGAAGAGGACGATCGTAGGAGAGGTAGAGAACGCATCTAGTCATGAGGGACACTTTTCGGAAGGGACACTTTTCGtggtactcaaagccaaagatggcgacgACTGTTGCAGGTGTGTTGAATTTATGTCCATGCCCTCTCAGCGCTGGTGTCAAGAAAGAAGGAAGCAgcgtggcggcaattgtaccgtggtcgaagatgatgacctgtttGTGACTGGTTGCAGATCTTTCTGCTGCAGGGATCTTCTTTCAAGATTCAGGTATGATGACACAGGGCTCCGGAgatcttcttgtgttatggttgtcttaGGATACTCTAGGTGTTCATGATCCTTTGTGTTTGCGTTTCAGTGTGCTTGTAAGAGTCAACTACTTTGTACTGATTCGTAATTTGAATGAAGAATTTCTCTCGAAAAAAGAGAAGGCATCTAGTCATGAGGGGTAGAGATGGTGCATGTACAATTGTTTTTACCTGACTATTAATCTGTACTTTTAGGACTCTAATCACGTTCGTTTACATGATCTGAACAGTATATTTAAGATTTAGAGTTTAAATTTACTTGGTTTCTATGAATTATCTTTATCTGGAATACGCCATATATTAAAGTAGAAGAATGGGTATAGAACCCACCACAATGTACACGATGTTACATGAGAGATGAGAGTGATATCACTCTCCATCCACTACCACACTCCTCTCAACTATACAAACTACTGATATCCCTGCCAACCTTAGCTAGATCAGCAAAGAAAGCGCCCAAATCTTCCTTGAGCAAGCCTGCCGATCTCCACGCTCTTCCTTCTTGTTCGATCATACGAAGTACCTGAGATGTTGAAGGTGATGCACCATCAAATACAATTGTGTTTTGATGTTTCCATTATTCCCCTTGTGTTAGCGTTACGAGGGTCCTCAAAGCTTTCTGTGTGCATCTGTTCGATCTCCTCGTGTTGCGCCAATCTACAAGGTGATCGTCTAGTGGGAGTCTGCCCATGATCCCCCAAAGCGCTCCGAATCGAGAACTGGACCGTGCGCGCAAAGATACATGTTAGCATGATGTGGTTAATCATCTCGTCATGCCGATCGCATAGAGGGAATGAATCCTGGTGTGGTAAACCTCAATGAGCAAGCCTGTCAGATGTCCAACATCGATCCCGGAAAGCCAACCACAAGAAGAAAAGGCATTGAATCGGTGCCTTTTGTTTCCAAACAAAATCAGAGTATGGAGCCACCATTTGTCCCGCAAATTTCTGCGGATCATCGTGGAGACTCCATTGGTCTATGTACTTCTGACTCTAATCGCGTTTGTTTACCTAATCTGAACCATATATTTAACACCTAAAGGTTAAATATTAATTTTTTTTGGAGAAATTTATGTGTTCTCCGAGAATTAATGTGAAGGCTACATTAATGCATTTAATCAGTAATTATAAGATAGGAGTGAATCAAATGAGAAAAGACGGGTAGAGAGAAATAAATTATAGTACAAATCAATAGTAAGTCTAGCTGTGCATTCAATGTTGATCACATGGTTACACAGATGAACACCGGTTTCCTTTTTAGATACACTGCCATTAAATTATTTTCATGATATCATTCCTACCTTTCTTACTTATATTTCACTGGGTACGATGCATGCACCAGGATGCCACATAAGCCCTTCTTGGCGGGACCAGCACCACGGGCCATACGGATGTAGCCGTTTTCACCCCATTTTTCTCCTCATGAGTTTTTTATTATCCAGTAATCTATGCGTTTCTTGGGGTCATGCTCATCGGTGGTGCCATAGCCCACCACCGTCATTCCGTGGGTCTGATTTGTCCCACACGGACCCACAAAGACACCTCCTCCATAACGTCGGAAGCTCTTTGTGTCAAGCAACACAACGACAGGTTGGGCCGCCACCGCCTGCAGCAATGCCACCTCATCATTATTAGGCACCCATTTGAAGCCGCCGATGGTGACGACGGGGTTCTTTCTTTTTGGCACCAAGCAATAGCCATGCTCACCGGCAATGTATGGGTAGTCAGCCTCTGTGGCGATGCCGCCGTTGTTGATAATGTACCTGAAGGCCGATGGCACTCTGCCGTTACGACAGCCAAAACTTCCCTTGTCACAGTCTATGAGCTGCTGCACGGACAACGACTTTAGACTCCTGGTCCTTATGGAGTTGATgccctccactgccgccgccgccgcgaaggCCCAACAAGCTCCGCACCCTCTCTGGATCTTCACGCTTGTCACTGCCGACGGGCGTTGGTCATACCCTGTCATCCGCCAATCTACAAACATTGGGAAGTCGTTGCACGCTGCAACGGCACCCTGTGTGAACCGGCCTTGGCGTCGCTTCCCGCCATCTGACAGGAGGTCAGAGCAGCGACCGTGCGTGTGGTCAATCTCTTCATCGGTCATGTCACCAAAGAGGTTGAGGCTCAGCTTGTAGGGTGCGTCCCCTTGGTTGAATTTGTGGATCATGTGAGCATTCTCCTTGAATACGCTGAAGCGCATGGCCTTGTCACGAAGGTCGCGCCTCACATTGTGATGCCCAGACCAGCGCTCGTACAGTGCCCATAGGGACTCCTCTGACGTCAAGTCTCTATCAGTGATGTCCATAGAGCTCGCCACCATCATAGCGGCAGCAAGCACAACGGCCATGAGTAGTATTATTGCAATTTCTCTTGCCATTGTAAGTACTAAGCGGTTGCTTCAAGTGTCCTAGGTATCTAACTGTGTAGCGCAGAGTGTCCTAGGTAGCTTTCATCCTCCTTATATAGCAGAATTCTCGTGGTGCACACACAGTTTCTGTGTATACCCTGAATAAACTAGGAATTGCTGAAGTAGTGAACCGACCATAGGCAAGGTTATCACCAGAAAATTTTGAGGTACACAATGAATCTGGAATCTGCTAGTAATTGTTAGAGACATTTGTGCATATGTAGCACATATCAAAGTAGTCTATCTCTATATATGTATTTGAatttatctatatctatatctatctatttaTCTATCTATCTGCGTATACTccgaatttaagaaatggtgaagtaATGGACCGATCGTGTAGGCAAGGTCGTCACTAGAAAATTTTGGGCTACAAGGTGAAGCTGGTAGTAATTGCTAGAGATATTTGTACATATCTAGCACATATCAAATCTGTCTATCTCTATAtccatatctatctatctatctatctatctatatatccaTATCAAATCTGCTAGTAATTGTTAGAGATATTTGTGCATATGTAGCACATATCAAAGTAGTCTATTTCTATATATGTATTTGAgtttatctatatctatatctatctatctgcgTATACTCTGAATTTAAAAATGGTGAAGTAGTGGACCGATCGTGTAGGCAAGGTTGTCACTAGAAAATTTTGGGCTACAACGTGAAGCTAGTAGTAATTGCTAGAGATATTTGTACATATCTAGCACATATCAAATCTGTCTATCTCTATAtccatatctatctatctatctatcaaatCTGCTAGTAATCGTTAGACATATTTGTGCATATGTAGCACATATCAAAGTAGTCTATGTATTTGAatttatctatatctatatctatctatttaTCTATCTAGCTATCTGCGTATACTctgaatttaagaaatggtgaagtaGTGGACCGATCGTGTAGGCAAGGTCGTCACTAGAAAATTTTCGGCTACAAGGTGTAGCTGGTAGTAATTGCTAGAGATATGTGTACATATCTGGCACATATCAAATCTGTCTATCTCTATAtccatatctatctatctatctatctatctatctatctatctatctatctatctatctatctatctatctatgcacaCATAGGGTGAAGTACAGGAAAAATAAATGAAGATTAGTGAAACACATACTCGGCGAAACCCTATTTAACTCCGGTGAAGAGTAAGCCGAGTGTTACACTCATAATACGGTCCTCAATTTCATTTGGACCGGCTTAAGCCGTGTAAGCCGAGTGTCACTTCACGCCTATTCGGCTTATATATAAGCCGAGGATAAAACATAGGTTCTTGGCAGCATGTATGATGACCGGATGTCGCTAAAGGAGTGTTTGATGATTTTTTGTACACACTAAACCACATGTCTAGAAAATAGACAATTAAGCATCTTTGGAACACCCCTCAGAGTTGCTTGCTCCACGGGGCGATACTTCagcccagttcttttgccagaatgTGGGGATTCTCCTAGAATCCGACCcctacccagcttctcccagaatctttgagccacatttgttttacaatcctatctagttagggtctaattagataggattgtaaaacaaatgggcctcaaagattctaggagaagctgggtaggggtcggattctgggagaatccccagattctggcaaaagaactgggccttcTTCAGGCTGCACGCAGGTTGATGTGCTGAAACAAGCCAAACCAAAATGTTTTCACCAAACAAAGTTCGTTTGTTTCGGCGCTTGAAGTCTATTTCATCATGGGGAAGAatatttattttatgtttttgatgAGTTTTAAGTGCAGATAATATGCACAAAGATTTTCATCCATCTTGATTTGATTATAACCTGACGACCCATCCATGAAGGATAGGACACCATAACCTGTAGTGGCATCAACAACCATCTCAGTGATGGGTATAGGGAAATCATCTTTGGGACAAGCACGATTTAGATCTCTAAAATCGACACAAATTCGCAATTGCCCATTCTTTTTCGTAACAGGGACAATATTAGCTAACCAGCATGGATATTGTACCTCCTTTATGAATGCTGCGGTGATAAGCCTATCGACCTCGGTAATAATGTCATCTTGTAGTTCTGGGCGAAAGCGGCGTGAATGATGCTTTACTAGCCTCGAGGATCGATAGCAAGATTGTGAGTGGCGACTTAAGGGTCGAGCCCTGTCATTTCTTTGTAGGTCCATGCGAAACAATCCCGAAAATCCATTAGGAATTGTCGATAACTTTCTCATTCTTGTGGTGTGAGGGAGGCACTAATGAAAGTCGGACGTGGGTCCTCCTCTGTACCGAGATTGATTTCGACTAGCTCATCAACAGTGCATTGTCCGCCATCTTCAAGCTGAGTTGGGGTAGGAGCAACATTGATTACCTCTCCTTGCTTAATTGTCATGGCCTTATGAACGTGAGAAGAAGATAGTGTTAATTCTCCATCCCATAATCCATTTGCAACAACATGAAAGGAACGAAACTGATGAGAAGTTTGATATATATAATTACCATCATCCTCATCAGATGTTGTTTCTTTctcttctttaccttggtcatcatTTATGTGCGCCATATTACACATAAATTTGTGGTTAACATCACATTCTTCATCCTCTCTTTCAGAAGATTCTGAGAGGACATAGCCGAAACCGTACTTCAGTTGGCTTTTCTTACTTCTCTTTTTAATGAGCGTTTCTGTTTGATTCCACCACACTTCGCAAATGGCGGGAGGTGATGGCAACCTGCAATTTTGAAGTTTAATCCCGGATTGATATAATAAGCGTACCATTATAGGTTCAACTTTCATAGTAACCAATGCTTCCTCTATCAAAGCGAGAGGGGTAAAAATGGGGAATAGAATCACATGGTTTTACCTATGGTACCTTATAAAATAATGTAGGACTGGAGTTCTTGTATTGGCCTGGGATCAAGTGAACCTCCAATGGCATTGTCATATATACATACAATGACGGGGGTTGTTTAAGTGCACCCCCTTTGTTTTCTCTATTTCGTCCACCCTTCTTCTTACTCTCCCTTCCGTTGGTGTCACTTTTTCAAaaagggagttgatacatctccaacgtatctataattttttattgttccatgctattatattatctattttggatgttttatatgcattaatatgctattttatattatttttgggactaatttaTTAACCTAGGGCCCAGTGCCAGCTTCAGTTTTTTCCTTGTTATTGAGTTTTgcctaaaaggaatatcaaacggagtctaatcggaatgaaaccttcgcgatggttTTTCTTGGACCTGAAGACATCCCAGAGACTTAGAGATCAAGTCGGAGGAGCCGTGAGGCGGCGACAAGtggggagggcacgcccaggggggtaggacacGTCCCCACCCTTGTGGACCCCTCGCAGCTCCCCTGGCCgacctccttcacctatatattcACATAGATACCAGAAGCCCTAGAGGGGGcatcgaaaacacttttccactgctgtaaccttctgtatccgcgtgaTCTCATCTGGAGGGATTTTCCGgttctctgccggagggggattcaaccacggagggcatctacatcatcaccattgcccttccgatgaagcgtgagtagtttaccacagacctacaggtccatagctagtatctagatggcttcttctctctctttgattctcaataccatgttctcctcgatgttttttggagatctatctgatgtaatcttcttttgcggtgtgtttgtcgagatccgacgaattgtggatttatgatcagcttatctatgaatattatttgagtcttctctgaattcttatatgcatgatttgatatcttagtAATTCTctacgaactatcggtttggtttggccaactagattggtttttcttgtaatgggagaagtgctttgggtagcgaggcacgtattgtattgttgtcgtcgagtataaaaagatggggttttcatcatattgcttgagttaattcctctacatcatgtcatattacttaaagcgttactctattcttcatgaacttaatactctagatgcaggcaggagtcgttcgatgtgtggagtaatagtagtagatgcagataggagtcggtctacttgacacagacgtgatgcctatattgcataatcatttcCTTAGATATATTCATAACGTTGCgattttctatgaattgctcgacattaatttgttcacccaccgtattatttgatttcaagagagaagcctgtagtgaaacctatggcccctggtctattttccatcatattagtttccgatctactatttttcaatattttactttccaatctataaaccaaaaaccaaaaaatattttACCTTTTgtttatttatctctatcagatctcacttttccaagtaaccgtgaagggattgacaccccctttatcgcgttgggtgcaagttgtttgattgtttgtgcaggtattggtgatttgtgcgttgtctcctactggattgataccttggttctcatgccgagggaaatacttatctctactttgctgcatcaccctttcctcttcaagggaaaaaccaatgcaagctcaagaagtacaaggaagaatttttggcatcgttgccggggagatctacgccaaaccaagacacaccaagtacccatcataaaactctcatctcttgcattacattatttgccattcgcctcatattttcctctcccccatttctaaaacgttttcagaaaaacacaaaaagatttTCCTTTTATTCGCCCatcttccgttcgtcttttcgtttgcccgTATGTCTTACTTGGAttgtttgctcgtttgcttggtataattgtgtgtttattgaaaatcaaAAACAAAGTTTTTGGAttccacttaaagttttctacttggatcatcttagatccatatgtgctcatgctgaaaccctaactagtttagttgaggtaaaatctttagatgagcatgctcatttcatgtgtcaccatttgtctgaaaagggagactcttatggaatcaaataaattgtttgctttgttatgcttggaatctttgtgaactttGTGACTTtagttgttgctctaagaaccctaaaaacaccttccctacctatgtgaatttaatgataatgaaatcttatcttcttatgaaaagggtgtttatagttactatgatatcgaacaaattgaagaatttgttgcttttaagggtgcttatgaagttgcttcttgattgaaaagtatgatattactctctataaatttgaaattttggacatatttaaatatttctatgaaaactatgctcacaatgcatatttcaaagaatttattgagagaatgactcttgctttggaagaaaataatgatatacatgaatctatagataattatgattccattgatttgattgagatatCTTCCCtttatgaacatgatgcttgctattcttatggccatgatgccaatttttatggagatgaatttgctatagttccttatgttaaacatgagaataTTGCTActccacccatacttgatagttccttgattCAATAGCATAAtttcaatgatgttattataaattctattaatgtcaattgtgttaatgatatgcaaaaccctaagcttggggatgctaattttgctatgtctactacttgttgcaatgatcatgattgggttgattcttcttataatcttgaaaatttatttatgcCCCATGATTAATATAaggttgataataatgtttgcaacaatattgaaagtgggttttaaAGAATGTCAACttttgatcccactactttggagattgatcaatcttatgaattttttgataaaagtgggtttggagaagtaATGACTTTTTTatctgttaatcccactattttgaaagagtgtcaactttgcatgcatgtggatcatgtagagaatattttatgtgatagatatattgttgaatttgataatgatcctacatgtaattattacgagagaggaaaat is drawn from Triticum dicoccoides isolate Atlit2015 ecotype Zavitan chromosome 6B, WEW_v2.0, whole genome shotgun sequence and contains these coding sequences:
- the LOC119325258 gene encoding vignain-like, which encodes MAREIAIILLMAVVLAAAMMVASSMDITDRDLTSEESLWALYERWSGHHNVRRDLRDKAMRFSVFKENAHMIHKFNQGDAPYKLSLNLFGDMTDEEIDHTHGRCSDLLSDGGKRRQGRFTQGAVAACNDFPMFVDWRMTGYDQRPSAVTSVKIQRGCGACWAFAAAAAVEGINSIRTRSLKSLSVQQLIDCDKGSFGCRNGRVPSAFRYIINNGGIATEADYPYIAGEHGYCLVPKRKNPVVTIGGFKWVPNNDEVALLQAVAAQPVVVLLDTKSFRRYGGGVFVGPCGTNQTHGMTVVGYGTTDEHDPKKRIDYWIIKNS